CCTTCGGGCCCAGCGAGCCGACCTCGGAGAACAGATCGAGCAATTCCGCCAGCTCGCGAGTCGGTCCCCGTGTCTTCTCGGCGATGCGCTCCAGGGCGGCCGTGAGGTCGTCCTCCTCTGCCGCGATCGACGCCGCCTTGAAGATCACCCGTCCGAGCGAACGGAACATGCGCGTCGTTTCGAGCGTGACGGCGGCCTGTCGCGCGAGCGTCGAGACGAGTCGCGACTCGTCGTGGGCGCCTGCACGACCTTCGGGAGCGTCGAGGATCTCGATGACACCCATGGCGCCGGCGTCGGTCTCGAGCGGGATCGCGAAGACCGACGAGGGCGTGTACCCGGTTGCGTCGGCGATGTCCCGCGCGAAGCGCGGGTCGCTCGGCGCGTCGGAGATCGTGATCGCCTGGCCCGACGAGAGAGCCCAGCCGGCGATACCTTTGCCCGCATCCATCTGCATGCCTACCACCTGGTCGCCTGCTGCGCCCGACGCGGCGACGAACGTGAGGGTTTCCTTGGTCGGGTCGAACGAGGCGATCGAAGCGGCCTCGGCCCCCGTGATCTCTCGCACTTCCTCCACGATCCAGTCGAGCAGTTCCTGGTAGCCGGGGGGCTCGATCGCGGGGCCGAGGTCGGATGCCGCGCGCGCGAGCACGGCGAAGTGAGCGTTTGGGTCCGGTGAGGATTCCTTCGTCGTCGAGCCGTCGTCGCTCATCGCCGCGGATGCTACCCGCACCGGCGTCCAGGCGCGACATCACGGTGTCGGCAACACGACACCCTGGAAGTCGCCTGCATGACACCCATCAGCACTTGCATGGTCGATGATGCAGGGGTCAGGATGAGCCCCAGACCAGAGGGCTCCCACCAGAAGGAGGTTCAAGATGTCGGACGAGAGGAAGATCGAGGCAGAGGACACCGAGGGTCAGAAGAAGCGCCTCGACGAGGACGACGCCGAGGGCCAGCGGCAGAGGCGGGCCGGTCTCGCCGAGGACGACGCCGAGGGTCAGAGGAAGCGCCTCGACGAGGACGACACCGAGGGTCAGCGGCAGAGGCGGGCCGGTCTTGCCGAGGACGACACCGAGGGTCAGCGGCAGAGGCGGGCCGGTCTTGCCGAGGACGACACCGAGGGTCAGAGGAAGCGCCTCGACGAGGACGACACCGAGGGTCAGAGGAAGCGCCTCGACGAGGACGACACCGAGGGCATGATCAGGTCTCGGCGCACCGTGGACGAGGACGACACCGAGGGTCAGAGGAAGCGCCTCGACGAGGACGACACCCTCGAGCAGGCGTGACGATCGTCCCGATCCGCACCACGGGGGCCGCCTTCGGGCGGCCCCTTCATCATGCGTGGCCCAGTTCCTCCACGGGGCTCGTGGAAGCCAGCCGGTTCGAGACGACCGCCAGGAGCGTCGTCGAGATGCGCGGGCCTTCGTTCGCGATGCGCAAGAACTCCTCGCCGGGGATTCGATAGAGCTCCATGTCGGTCACCGCGGTGACGGAGGCGGTGCGAGGTCGCCGCTCGAGCAGGCCGATCTCGCCGAAGTAGTCGCCTGCCTCCAGGCTCGCGAGGGGCGCTGTGGCCCCGACCGTCGTGACCTCCGCGGTGCCGGACTCGATCGCGAACAGGTCGTCCGGTTCGTCGCCCTCTCGCACGACGACCGTGGCGGCCGGTACCTGCTCTCGCGTGGAGACGGCGGCTAGCGCCTCGAGGGTGGCCGGCGACGCCGTCTCGAAGAGGTCCAGCCGCTCGAGCAGGAAGACCGCCGGGGCGAGCTCGGCGACCCGCGCCGCGGCGATGCGATCCATCGAACGCGCTCGGGGCAGGGTGACCAGCGTGACCGCGAGCAACACGCCCCCGGCGAGGCCGGTAGCCCCCGCGAGCCCCAGCAGCTCGATCGTGATCGGCGCGACGACCGAACCGAGCGCGATCGCGCTTACGGTGAGGGCGCCGAGGATGCCGAAGACGCTGCCGACGCGTTCTGCCGGCACGACGCGTTGCAGGGTGGTCGTGGTCACGACGTCCGCGATGATCACGGCGGCGCCCTCGATCGCCAGCAGCAGGTAGGCGGCGGGGGGGAGGGTGACGACCGACAGCGTGGCGAGCGGGATGCCGGCGACGAATGTCGCGACCGTGAGGATGCCAGCCGTGTGGGCCCTCGACGCGAGCCTGGCCGCCGCAGCGGTGGCGAGGATGCCCCCGATGCCCGGCGCGGCGAACAGCAGGCCGGTCGCTTCGATGCCCATACCGAGCGACTCCTCCGAGATCGGTCCGAACAGCACGATCTCCTGGCCGAACGTGAAACTGAACGCCATCGTGAGGCCCACGAGGAGCACGGCCTCCTTCGATCCTCTGATCGCGCGGGCTCCGGCGACGATGCGCGACCGGAGCCCCGCCTCCACCTCCACGTCGCCGACCTTGCCTCGCACCTGCATCCGCCACACCAGCAGCGCGGAGATGAGGAACGTCAGGGCGTTGAGGGCGAACGCGACCGGTGGCGGCCCGAGCAGTAGCAGCACGGCCGAGAGCGCTGGGCCGAAGGCGATCGCGAAGTTGTCGATCGTGCCCGACAACGCGTTCGCGGCGGCGAGGTCCTCTTCGGGCACGATCGAAGGCGTGATCGCCGTGACCGCCGGGTAGTACGGGGCTGACAGGGTGTTGTTGACGAACGTGATCCCGATCAGGGCGATCACCGCGGCCGTGCTGGTCGACAGGGCGACCACGGTGAGGATCAGCATCAGCACCGCACGTGCCAGGTCGGAGGCGATCATGACCTTGCGTCGGTCGTATCGGTCGGCGATCGCCCCTCCCAGGGGCTCGAAGATCACGTACGGCAACAGTCGGACGACCCCCGACGCCGCCACCCATGCCGGCGAGCCGGTGACGTCGAGGATGTAGATGATGCTCGACGCGGCGTAGAGCCAGTTCCCGGAATCCGAGATCGCGAGGCTGCTCAGCAGCAGCCGGTAGTCGCGGTGGGAGAGGGCGGCGCGGAACGTCCCGCCCCGCGCCTCGTCGCCCATGACGGTGGGTTATCCGATGAGTCGCCCCGCCCTGTCAAGCGCGGTCCGTACACGCGTGACGACACAGGACTACGGTAGCGTCGCCACGCAACCCTCTGGCTGGAGCACCCGGCCCCCCCGTCCATACCCGCCGGATGGAGCATCGCCACTCGGTGCCGGCCGGCTCGCCCGCTCGTGTTCGGGACGGCGTCGTGGGACCTCTTCGACGTGACCAGGGATCTGCACGTCGAGGCCGCGGCCTAACCCGGAGGATCCTCGACTGGCCGGCCGGCTCCGCCGAGCCGGTCCGCGAGGCCCGCCGCGTAACCTGCCATCTTCGCGACGTCGGTGAACGCCATCAGGCCCGGCACGGCGACCGTGGTGATCGCGCGCTCGCGGGCGTCGCGCGCGCGCGCCCATCCGCGGCGCACCGGCGTCCGGGCGTACGCGACGGCCCCTGCCGCAGCGAGCACCCTCGGCCAAGTGCGCCGGGACGCGAGCGCCGCGCCGAGCCCGGCGTACACACCGAACCGGAGCGCGTGGCGCTCGGCGTGCATGCCCGCCTGGGCGTCGCCGCGCGCGTACCCGAAGTATTGGCGCCACGTGTCCGCGAGGCCCGATCGCAGGTGCCACCGCACGACGGCGTCGGGCGCGAACCGCATGTCCATGTCGAGCTCGCGCCATCGCTGGTCGACCCACATGTCCTCGCCGATCGCCAGCCACTCCGGGTAGCCGCCCACGGCGTCGATCGCCTCGCGCCGGAACGCCACCGACCGTGCGGACGGGTTGAACGTCGCAGGGTCGACGTCGCCGGCGTCGAGCGGAAGGTTCACTGCGGCCATGCACCGTTCGAACGTCGTCTCGAGCACGGGCTCGTACCAGCCCATCGACACGTCGGCGCCCGCCTCGATCGGGTCGACGATCGCCTCGAGCCATCTGGGGTCGAGCTCGCAATCCGCGTCGGTCGCGGCGACGATCTCGTGGGTCGCGGAGGCCAGCGCGACGTTCCTGCCGCGCGAGATGTTCGCGCCGGGCTCCACGAGCACGGTCACAGCCTCGCCTCGCGAGTAGGCCTCGGCCGTGCCGTCCGTCGATCCTCCGTCGACGACGATCACCTCGTCGGGGGCGCGCGTCTGCGCGGCGAGCGAGGCGAGGAAGCCGCCGGCCGACCCGGCGCAGTCCTTCACGGTGGAGATCAGCGTCACTTTCATCGGGAACCCCTCAGGAGCATCGTCACCTCGCGCCCGCCACGTGACGGTACACGCGCAACGTGGCCCGAGCGGTCTCCCGCCACGAGAACGCGGCTGCGCGCTCCGGGCCCTTGCGTCGGAGCTCGGCGCCGAGCACCGGGTCGTCGACCACCCGGCCCAGCGCGGTAGCGATCGCATCCTCGCTCCGTGGATCGACGAGCAGCGCCGCGTCGCCGGTCACCTCGGGGATCGACGTCGCGTCGGCCGCCACGGTCGGCACACCGCGGGCGAGGGCCTCGACGACCGGCAGGCCGAACCCCTCGTAGAGCGAGACGTAAGCGAACGCATCGGCTCCCCGATACAACGCGTCGAGGTCGCGCGCCCCGAGGTCACGGGTCCGCACGACCCGACCCGGCCCCTCGGCGGCGAGCGCCAACCGCAGCTCGTCGTCGAGCCAGCCGTCGGGACCGTTCAGCACGAGCGCATGGGGTCGCCCTTCGCCCGCCAGGCGCCGGTACGCCCGCACGAGCCGGGCCTGATTCTTCCTGGGCTCCAGGGTGCCCACCGAGAGCACGTAGGGCCTCGGCACCCCGAGCCGCTCGAGCGTCGCATCGACGGCGGGGTCCGGATCGACGGGCAGCGACGAGGCGAGCGGTGTGACGTGCACGCGGCCCGGGTCGACGCCCGAGTGCTCCCGCAGCTCGTCGGCCGTGAACGCCGATGGAACCACGACCGCGTCGGCGCGTCGGGCGACGGCGCGGAGTCCGGCCCGGTAGAGCATGCGCCAGTCCCGCGGGAACATCTCGGGATGGCGCACGAAGGCGAGGTCGTGCACCGTCACCACGAGCCGTTGGCCGCGCTGCTTCGGCGCGACGGCCACCGGGTTCGTTGCATGCACCACGGCGGCCCCAGCGATGCCGGCGGGCAGCGGGGGCCGGCCCATCAGGTCCCAGCGCGGGTAGAGCGCCCGGATCGGACGATCGACGATCGTGACGGGCGGCAACCGCTGGAGCCATGCGGCCGGCGGACCGCCGGCGGCGAACCGGGAGCGGAACGGCAGTAGCTCCAGCGTCGGGTCCTCGTCGAGCATCGCCGGCGCGAGCTCTCGCACGTAGGTGCCGATGCCGCCGGGCGCTGAGAACCACAGCTGGTCGATGTGGAAGGCGACCCTCACGTGTGGCCGCCGGTCCGGTACGCCTCGATGCACGCGCACCCGTCTGGACCGACCGTGGCCGCGTGCGAGGTGTCGGCCGGCAGGTCGAGGCGGTCGCCGGCGGTCAGGTCGACGTCGCCGTCGTCGGTGTGGAAGACGATCGACCCCTCGAGGCAGAAGAGCACCTTGTGCGTGCCGTGATCGTGTCGGCCGTAGCGGTCGCCGGGGGCGTTCCCCCACGAACGCGGCGCGTCGCAGCCGTCCTCCTGGAACGCCTCGAGCGCCTGCGCTCGGTCTGCGGTGCCGGGGGTCTTCGTCGCGCCCAGGTCCGTCTCCGTCGGGAAGGCTAGTCTGAATCAGACTAGCGGACGTCGCTGCGACCGTGCACCGTCGGCACACCCTTGCGCGCGAACGGCCCCTGCTGTCCGTGCCAGGGCTCGCGGGCGTAGCGGCGAGCCTGCAACGCCCCGAGCCCGATGGCGTCGATGCGGCCCTGCAGCACCCACGGCGCGGGCCGGGGACTCTCGGCCACGAAGTACCGCTCTAGCGCCATCAGGATCGCGCGCTCTTCCTCGGGGGTGATGTCCTCGGGAAGCTCGAACCGTCGCTCTCCCTCGTCGCGGATCGGCATCGGCGTCTCCTCTAGAGCGGGATGTTCCCGTGCTTGCGGGCGGGTACGCTCTCCCGTTTCGTCGCGAGCATGCGCAGCGCCTTGATCAAGCGGGTGCGTGTCTCGGCAGGCTCGATCACGTCGTCGATGAAGCCCCGCTCGGCAGCCGCGTACGGCGTCGAGAACTTGTCGCGGTACTCCTTGATCAGCTCGGCCTTCCTCGCCGAGGGGTCGGCCGCCTTCTCGATCTCCTTGCGGAACACGACGTTCACCGCGCCCTCGGCGCCCATCACCGCGATCTCGGCCGTGGGCCAGGCGAACGCGACGTCGCTGCGCAGGTGCTTGGAGTTCATCACGAGGTAGGCGCCGCCGTAGGCCTTGCGCGTGATCACGGTCATGCGCGGCACGGTCGCCTCGGCGTAGGCGTAGAGCAGCTTGGCACCGTGGCGGATGATGCCGTTGTACTCCTGGTTCGTGCCGGGCAGGAACCCAGGCACGTCGACCAGCGTGAGGATCGGGATGTTGAACGCGTCGCAGAACCGCACGAAGCGCGAGGCCTTCTCGCTCGCCTCGATGTCGAGCGTGCCCGCGTTCACCTTCGGCTGGTTCGCGATGACCCCGATGCTGCGCCCATCGAGTCGGGCGAACCCGATCACGACGTTCATCGCCCACAGCGGGAAGATCTCGAGGAACTCCCCGTCGTCGACGACGTAGCGGATCACCTCGTGCATGTCGTAGGGCTCCTTGGCCCGGTCAGGCACGACATGGGTGAGCGCGTCGGCCGAGCGGTTCGGATCGTCCGTCGGCGCGTACGCGGGCGGGTCCTCCAGGTTGTTCGACGGCAGGAAGCTGAGCAGGTAGCGCACGCGGTTCAACACGTCCTCGTCGTCTTCGCCGACGAAGGAGGCGACGCCCGACTTCGTCGCGTGCGTCATCGCGCCCCCGAGCTCTTCCATCGAGACGTCCTCGCCGGTGACGGTCTTGATGACGTCGGGGCCGGTGATGAACATGTGCGAGGTCTCGCGCACCATGAACGTGAAGTCGGTGATCGCGGGGGAGTAGACGGCGCCGCCGGCGCACGGCCCCATGATCACGCTGATCTGGGGGATCACGCCGCTGGCCCGCACGTTCCGCTCGAAGATGTAGCCGTACCCGGCGAGCGAGGCGGCGCCCTCCTGGATGCGCGCGCCGCCCGAGTCATTGATCGAGACGAACGGGGCGCCGGTCGACATCGCGAGGTCCATCACCTTGGTGACCTTCTGGGCCATGACCTCACCCATCGACCCGCCGAAGACCGTGAAGTCCTGACTCGCGACGAACACCTTGCGGCCGTCGACCGTGCCGTACCCGGTGATGATGCCGTCACCCGGGGGCCGCTTTCGGTCCATGCCGAAATCGTGGGCCCGGTGCACGGCGAACGGGTCGGTCTCGACGAAGGAGCCCTGGTCCATCAGCACGTCGAGCCGCTCGCGTGCCGTGAGCTTGCCCTTGTCATGTTGCTTCTTCGCCGCGTCGCGGCCGCCGGGCGTGCGTGCCGCTCGCTTCCGCTTGCGGAGTTCCTCGATGCGGTCCTCGACGGTCTTCGCGGGCTCGGCGCCGGTCGGCCGGTCGCCGGCGCCGCTTCCGGACCGTTCGTCGCGGGTGGTCACCATGCGGGGAGTCTAGTCGCGCGCGCTGAACGAGGCGTCAGCCGGAGGGCGCGGGAGGGTCGCGATCAGTCGCAGGCGCGGCCGCCCCACGGCCCCCATCCGATGTCCGGGTCGTGCGCCATGCGGACCGACACGATCGTGTTCGTGCGGCCGCTCAGGATGCGGCGAGACAGGCCCCACGAGCTCCTCGTGAAGGTGTCGTAGTTCCCGTCCCAGTAGTTCACGTGTTGCTGGTACAGCCCCTTGTTCATCCCGTCGCCGGATGCCGCCCACGGCAACAGGCCGCTCTCACGTCTGGCGATGCACAGGGCGACGGCCACGCCGCCGGGGACCTTCCACTTGTCCACCGCGCACCCGATCTGGTCGCGGGAGTGTTGGCGCACCGTCACGCCTTCCTTCCGATGGAAGTCGCACGGCCCAGGCGCGTGGTGGGCCGATGCTGCGGGGACGGCCGCGAGCACGACCCCGGCGGCGAGGGTCGCCACGACCGCGCGGGCGGTCCGG
Above is a window of Actinomycetota bacterium DNA encoding:
- a CDS encoding GAF domain-containing protein yields the protein MSDDGSTTKESSPDPNAHFAVLARAASDLGPAIEPPGYQELLDWIVEEVREITGAEAASIASFDPTKETLTFVAASGAAGDQVVGMQMDAGKGIAGWALSSGQAITISDAPSDPRFARDIADATGYTPSSVFAIPLETDAGAMGVIEILDAPEGRAGAHDESRLVSTLARQAAVTLETTRMFRSLGRVIFKAASIAAEEDDLTAALERIAEKTRGPTRELAELLDLFSEVGSLGPKEREAATELLYTFLTYAQETRD
- a CDS encoding MFS transporter, producing MGDEARGGTFRAALSHRDYRLLLSSLAISDSGNWLYAASSIIYILDVTGSPAWVAASGVVRLLPYVIFEPLGGAIADRYDRRKVMIASDLARAVLMLILTVVALSTSTAAVIALIGITFVNNTLSAPYYPAVTAITPSIVPEEDLAAANALSGTIDNFAIAFGPALSAVLLLLGPPPVAFALNALTFLISALLVWRMQVRGKVGDVEVEAGLRSRIVAGARAIRGSKEAVLLVGLTMAFSFTFGQEIVLFGPISEESLGMGIEATGLLFAAPGIGGILATAAAARLASRAHTAGILTVATFVAGIPLATLSVVTLPPAAYLLLAIEGAAVIIADVVTTTTLQRVVPAERVGSVFGILGALTVSAIALGSVVAPITIELLGLAGATGLAGGVLLAVTLVTLPRARSMDRIAAARVAELAPAVFLLERLDLFETASPATLEALAAVSTREQVPAATVVVREGDEPDDLFAIESGTAEVTTVGATAPLASLEAGDYFGEIGLLERRPRTASVTAVTDMELYRIPGEEFLRIANEGPRISTTLLAVVSNRLASTSPVEELGHA
- a CDS encoding glycosyltransferase, producing the protein MKVTLISTVKDCAGSAGGFLASLAAQTRAPDEVIVVDGGSTDGTAEAYSRGEAVTVLVEPGANISRGRNVALASATHEIVAATDADCELDPRWLEAIVDPIEAGADVSMGWYEPVLETTFERCMAAVNLPLDAGDVDPATFNPSARSVAFRREAIDAVGGYPEWLAIGEDMWVDQRWRELDMDMRFAPDAVVRWHLRSGLADTWRQYFGYARGDAQAGMHAERHALRFGVYAGLGAALASRRTWPRVLAAAGAVAYARTPVRRGWARARDARERAITTVAVPGLMAFTDVAKMAGYAAGLADRLGGAGRPVEDPPG
- a CDS encoding glycosyltransferase family 1 protein, with translation MRVAFHIDQLWFSAPGGIGTYVRELAPAMLDEDPTLELLPFRSRFAAGGPPAAWLQRLPPVTIVDRPIRALYPRWDLMGRPPLPAGIAGAAVVHATNPVAVAPKQRGQRLVVTVHDLAFVRHPEMFPRDWRMLYRAGLRAVARRADAVVVPSAFTADELREHSGVDPGRVHVTPLASSLPVDPDPAVDATLERLGVPRPYVLSVGTLEPRKNQARLVRAYRRLAGEGRPHALVLNGPDGWLDDELRLALAAEGPGRVVRTRDLGARDLDALYRGADAFAYVSLYEGFGLPVVEALARGVPTVAADATSIPEVTGDAALLVDPRSEDAIATALGRVVDDPVLGAELRRKGPERAAAFSWRETARATLRVYRHVAGAR
- a CDS encoding AraC family ligand binding domain-containing protein — translated: MGATKTPGTADRAQALEAFQEDGCDAPRSWGNAPGDRYGRHDHGTHKVLFCLEGSIVFHTDDGDVDLTAGDRLDLPADTSHAATVGPDGCACIEAYRTGGHT
- a CDS encoding acyl-CoA carboxylase subunit beta codes for the protein MVTTRDERSGSGAGDRPTGAEPAKTVEDRIEELRKRKRAARTPGGRDAAKKQHDKGKLTARERLDVLMDQGSFVETDPFAVHRAHDFGMDRKRPPGDGIITGYGTVDGRKVFVASQDFTVFGGSMGEVMAQKVTKVMDLAMSTGAPFVSINDSGGARIQEGAASLAGYGYIFERNVRASGVIPQISVIMGPCAGGAVYSPAITDFTFMVRETSHMFITGPDVIKTVTGEDVSMEELGGAMTHATKSGVASFVGEDDEDVLNRVRYLLSFLPSNNLEDPPAYAPTDDPNRSADALTHVVPDRAKEPYDMHEVIRYVVDDGEFLEIFPLWAMNVVIGFARLDGRSIGVIANQPKVNAGTLDIEASEKASRFVRFCDAFNIPILTLVDVPGFLPGTNQEYNGIIRHGAKLLYAYAEATVPRMTVITRKAYGGAYLVMNSKHLRSDVAFAWPTAEIAVMGAEGAVNVVFRKEIEKAADPSARKAELIKEYRDKFSTPYAAAERGFIDDVIEPAETRTRLIKALRMLATKRESVPARKHGNIPL